The following are encoded in a window of Lichenicola cladoniae genomic DNA:
- a CDS encoding ExbD/TolR family protein produces MSMNVGSENSSGDPDVIVDVNTTPLIDVMLVLLIMLIITIPIQTHAVKLDLPQGNPPPPLTPPTVVTIDVDFDGQIAWNGQPMTNEADLVSHFQSAAALPDQPEIHLRPNKLANYKYVAHVLADAQRLGMTKLGIVGNEQFIGQD; encoded by the coding sequence ATGTCGATGAATGTCGGATCCGAGAATTCCAGTGGTGATCCGGACGTCATTGTAGACGTCAACACCACGCCGCTGATCGACGTGATGCTGGTGCTGCTGATCATGCTGATCATCACCATCCCGATCCAGACGCACGCGGTGAAGCTCGACCTGCCGCAGGGCAACCCGCCACCGCCGCTGACGCCACCGACCGTGGTGACGATCGACGTCGATTTCGATGGGCAGATTGCCTGGAACGGCCAGCCGATGACGAACGAGGCCGACCTGGTCTCCCACTTCCAGAGTGCGGCAGCCTTGCCGGATCAGCCGGAAATCCATCTCCGCCCGAACAAGCTCGCCAATTATAAATATGTCGCCCACGTTCTGGCCGATGCGCAGCGCCTCGGCATGACCAAGCTCGGCATCGTCGGCAACGAACAGTTCATCGGACAAGATTGA
- a CDS encoding response regulator transcription factor, translating to MSDHDPLPRILVVEDDPGMRMLILRVLQSNGYAVRGAQDGREMWEAFGASPFDLVILDVMLPGTNGLDLCRDLRATSQVPVIMVSARGEELDRVLGLELGADDYVAKPFGQKELLARVRAVLRRGVPAGVRAGVEPRREMFRFAGWSLDLRRRELSDPEGAAVELSGAEHDLLASFLENPQRVIGRDRLLELSRTRLGDVSDRSVDVLVSRLRRKLGVESDALIRTVRGLGYIFTAAVERV from the coding sequence ATGTCTGATCACGATCCTCTCCCCCGAATCCTCGTCGTCGAGGATGATCCGGGCATGCGCATGTTGATCCTGCGTGTGCTGCAGTCCAACGGCTACGCCGTACGCGGTGCGCAGGATGGCCGCGAGATGTGGGAGGCGTTCGGCGCATCGCCGTTCGACCTGGTCATTCTCGACGTGATGCTGCCCGGAACCAACGGCCTCGACCTCTGCCGCGACCTCCGTGCCACGAGCCAGGTGCCCGTCATCATGGTCAGCGCCCGCGGCGAGGAACTCGATCGCGTGCTCGGCCTCGAGCTCGGTGCCGACGATTACGTCGCCAAGCCGTTCGGCCAGAAGGAGCTGCTCGCCCGGGTGAGGGCGGTGCTCCGCCGGGGAGTGCCCGCCGGGGTACGTGCCGGGGTCGAGCCGCGTCGCGAGATGTTCCGGTTTGCCGGCTGGAGCCTGGATCTGCGCCGGCGCGAGCTGAGCGATCCCGAAGGTGCCGCGGTGGAATTGTCCGGCGCCGAACATGATCTGCTGGCAAGCTTCCTCGAGAACCCGCAGCGGGTGATCGGTCGCGACCGGCTGCTGGAGCTGTCCCGGACCCGGCTGGGCGATGTCTCCGACCGGAGCGTGGATGTTCTGGTGAGCCGGCTCCGACGCAAGCTGGGCGTGGAATCCGATGCCCTGATCCGGACCGTGCGCGGGCTCGGCTACATTTTTACCGCCGCCGTCGAACGCGTCTGA
- a CDS encoding carbonic anhydrase, translating into MDDRFFTGMARFRSDVFPKQMPLYRQLVRDGQQPKALVISCGDSRVIPELIMQCGPGELFVCRNAGNIVPPGEQATGGVSATIEYAVMALDVRDIVICGHSDCGAMKGLLHPEQLEAMPNVKTWLRHSHAAVSVFAEMHAGQNLSPAEASRAMAQENVIAQLQNLRTHPCVAARLANRRLRLHGWFFDLETGLMHALDGESGEFWPIDDDETMPIAVPGRSGGSVIPLGAGIMQQPAR; encoded by the coding sequence ATGGATGATCGATTTTTTACGGGCATGGCACGCTTCCGGTCCGATGTGTTTCCCAAGCAGATGCCCCTTTATCGTCAGCTCGTACGCGACGGACAGCAGCCGAAAGCCCTGGTGATCTCCTGCGGGGACAGCCGGGTCATTCCGGAGCTGATCATGCAATGCGGGCCAGGCGAACTGTTCGTCTGCCGCAACGCCGGCAACATCGTGCCGCCGGGCGAGCAGGCCACCGGTGGTGTGTCGGCCACGATCGAATATGCGGTGATGGCGCTGGACGTGCGCGACATCGTCATCTGCGGGCATTCCGATTGCGGTGCGATGAAGGGCCTGCTGCATCCCGAGCAGCTCGAAGCGATGCCCAACGTCAAGACCTGGTTGCGACATAGCCATGCCGCCGTCAGCGTCTTTGCCGAAATGCATGCGGGGCAGAACCTGTCGCCTGCGGAAGCCAGCCGCGCCATGGCACAGGAAAATGTCATCGCCCAGCTGCAGAACCTGCGCACGCATCCCTGTGTCGCGGCGCGACTCGCCAATCGCCGGCTGCGGCTGCATGGCTGGTTCTTCGATCTCGAGACCGGCCTGATGCACGCCCTCGATGGCGAGAGCGGCGAGTTCTGGCCGATCGACGATGACGAGACCATGCCGATAGCAGTGCCCGGCCGGAGCGGTGGGTCGGTGATCCCGCTCGGTGCCGGAATCATGCAGCAGCCGGCGCGATGA
- a CDS encoding TonB-dependent receptor — MMQTPKSPSHRRLLHGATAMIVIGLSSTAARSQVPATTTPSGIRPDAGSQAPNTQNGNTAGNVESVTVRAQRRLLREKDAPSAVTELGTAQISQTSVGGSVATLLRAAPSVYVYQQGIGNNEPVLTVRGVRGLEVAQTLDGVPMQDLLSGGSGSYLSGILGGHFNLDQIGGVSVYPGVAYPDKSTFGTIGGTIAYTSLRPENKAGADLFGSIGSFGTWNEGFDVNSGRMDGILGTGVDAPKMMLKYSNLQTKGFVDYTPARYNNMSFAFDKPYDQGQSLFQTTVNYNTGSGLTTPEPLPLPYLQQNGDFSNYSPDQQFQRQYNDYFTLIMKNDTYINDYISAGVTGSYLYSDTYSSTYGNPSIFAPNGEPGSVAVGGANPFNQTIAGFGEQSAQGFGNPNYDPTAYPYNPDQTKNCPAATTAQFAAAGATSPCGYNSSYTKLHSDSYILQPRVTITPPRIWGIDNTIKIGGLLAKETEAGAPNGSVTAGQTYYGTTSEFAHTPANLTAGFDGGVQRTIYEGYAQDKIDFLDNTLHFTPGVTLQTSDTSLRGSKVLGGTPTAADASSDYCLTFGCSYGSYKIHKWDRTWLPFANVSYDLDKILPPLRGVSLYASYGTSAIFAPVQDYGVNAAPGAGPPNASIVHMYEAGVKYNRRNLSLSIDYFYQHITRDFGFFQNQEVGSPGYNTEIYSNDGQREMKGFEAAGIWQVSPDFQLFGNVSYTLAKYLKTTIASVTAQEDQFGLAVRGSPITGIPDWISTFGVDYDHHSMLLSGDEFNARFEGQYTGKQQTTIDLDGFTNIGPIPGLPAAFGSYQYYNNTTGQTTYNKNGGISPFAIFNLDLNYKMPVHGAGPLTLVDFDLNVLNIFNTRYFQYFYNQVSPAACGKFTSGPFKGQQINSYGCSTAFNDALPGEPAAITFSVRAHF, encoded by the coding sequence ATGATGCAGACACCAAAATCGCCTAGCCACAGGCGGTTGCTACATGGCGCCACCGCCATGATCGTCATCGGCCTGTCCAGTACGGCTGCCAGGTCGCAGGTACCGGCCACGACGACCCCTTCCGGCATCCGGCCGGATGCGGGCAGTCAGGCCCCGAACACCCAGAACGGCAACACCGCAGGCAACGTCGAAAGCGTCACTGTACGCGCGCAGCGTCGCCTCTTGCGTGAAAAAGACGCGCCAAGCGCCGTAACCGAGCTCGGCACCGCCCAGATCTCGCAGACCAGCGTCGGCGGCAGCGTGGCGACGCTGCTTCGCGCCGCACCATCGGTCTACGTCTACCAGCAGGGTATCGGTAATAATGAGCCGGTGCTGACCGTACGCGGCGTACGTGGCCTCGAAGTCGCGCAGACCCTCGACGGCGTGCCGATGCAGGATCTGCTGAGCGGCGGATCCGGATCGTACCTGAGCGGCATTCTCGGCGGCCACTTCAACCTCGACCAGATCGGCGGCGTCTCGGTCTATCCAGGCGTGGCCTATCCCGACAAGAGCACGTTCGGAACGATCGGCGGCACGATCGCCTACACCAGCCTGCGTCCGGAGAACAAGGCGGGCGCTGACCTGTTCGGGTCGATCGGCTCCTTCGGCACTTGGAATGAGGGCTTCGACGTCAACTCCGGCCGCATGGACGGCATCCTCGGCACAGGTGTCGATGCGCCGAAGATGATGCTCAAATATTCGAACCTGCAGACCAAGGGCTTCGTCGACTATACCCCGGCGCGCTACAACAACATGTCGTTCGCATTCGACAAGCCGTACGACCAGGGACAGTCGCTGTTCCAGACCACCGTGAACTACAATACCGGCAGCGGCCTGACCACGCCCGAGCCTTTGCCGCTTCCGTATCTTCAGCAGAACGGCGATTTCAGCAACTACTCGCCGGATCAGCAGTTCCAGCGCCAGTACAACGACTACTTCACGCTCATCATGAAGAACGACACATACATAAACGACTATATCAGTGCCGGAGTGACCGGCTCCTACCTGTATTCCGACACGTACAGCTCGACCTACGGTAACCCGTCCATCTTCGCGCCGAACGGGGAGCCGGGATCCGTCGCCGTCGGCGGCGCCAATCCGTTCAACCAGACCATTGCAGGCTTCGGCGAACAGAGCGCCCAGGGCTTCGGGAATCCGAACTACGATCCGACCGCCTATCCGTATAATCCCGACCAGACCAAGAATTGCCCTGCCGCGACGACGGCGCAGTTCGCTGCCGCCGGCGCCACCAGCCCATGCGGCTACAACTCGAGCTATACGAAGCTCCACAGCGACAGCTACATCCTGCAGCCGCGCGTGACGATCACGCCGCCGCGCATCTGGGGCATCGACAACACCATCAAGATCGGCGGTCTCCTGGCCAAGGAAACCGAGGCCGGCGCACCGAACGGTAGTGTGACCGCCGGACAGACCTATTACGGAACGACGTCGGAGTTTGCCCATACTCCGGCAAACCTGACCGCCGGTTTCGATGGCGGCGTCCAGCGTACGATCTATGAAGGCTATGCCCAGGACAAGATCGACTTTCTCGACAACACGCTGCATTTCACCCCGGGTGTCACGCTGCAGACCAGCGATACCAGCCTGCGCGGCAGCAAGGTTCTGGGTGGGACACCGACCGCTGCGGACGCATCGTCGGATTACTGCCTGACGTTCGGCTGCAGCTATGGGTCCTACAAGATCCACAAATGGGATCGCACTTGGCTGCCGTTCGCCAACGTTTCCTACGATCTGGACAAGATCCTGCCGCCGCTGCGGGGCGTTTCGCTATATGCGAGCTATGGCACCTCGGCGATCTTCGCGCCGGTCCAGGATTACGGTGTAAATGCTGCACCCGGAGCCGGACCGCCGAACGCATCCATCGTGCATATGTACGAGGCCGGCGTGAAGTACAACCGCAGGAACCTCAGTCTCTCGATCGATTATTTCTATCAGCACATAACACGGGATTTCGGGTTCTTTCAGAACCAGGAAGTCGGATCGCCGGGCTATAACACCGAGATCTATTCCAATGACGGCCAGCGCGAAATGAAGGGTTTCGAAGCCGCCGGCATCTGGCAGGTATCGCCGGATTTCCAGTTGTTCGGTAACGTGTCCTACACGCTGGCGAAATACCTGAAGACGACGATCGCGTCGGTGACGGCCCAGGAAGACCAGTTCGGCCTTGCCGTCCGCGGCAGCCCGATCACCGGCATCCCCGACTGGATTTCGACATTCGGCGTCGACTACGACCATCACAGCATGCTGCTGTCCGGCGACGAGTTCAATGCGCGCTTCGAAGGCCAATATACCGGCAAGCAGCAGACCACCATCGATCTCGACGGCTTCACCAACATCGGTCCGATCCCGGGACTTCCGGCGGCTTTCGGCAGCTATCAGTATTACAACAACACCACTGGCCAGACGACCTACAACAAGAATGGCGGGATCTCGCCCTTCGCCATCTTCAATCTCGACCTGAACTACAAGATGCCGGTGCATGGAGCCGGTCCGCTGACACTGGTCGATTTCGATCTCAACGTGCTCAACATCTTCAACACGCGCTACTTCCAGTATTTCTATAACCAGGTGTCCCCGGCCGCCTGCGGCAAGTTCACGAGCGGCCCCTTCAAGGGCCAGCAGATCAACAGCTACGGCTGCTCGACGGCCTTCAACGACGCACTGCCTGGCGAACCCGCCGCCATCACCTTCTCAGTTCGCGCTCACTTCTGA
- a CDS encoding MotA/TolQ/ExbB proton channel family protein, translated as MTRLHRLPVLAAPALAMALGMAAPAFATSAYAQTTPPAADAPAATPAPVAAPDAAATPPAAVAPGAAPAAPGAAPDAAATAAPGTAPAVSPTAPGAPGSPDAAATPAPAAGAVAEAPVKTAVVENPYGLNALWNGGDFISRSVLIILTIMSLGTWYIMITKYFEQARLFSASRIASKEFWTKPTVRDGAQSLKETSPFRYIADTGISATEHHEGTLTESIDLNEWVTMSIQRAVETIQSRLQGGLAFLATVGSTAPFVGLFGTVWGIYHALTAIGIAGQASIDKVAGPVGEALIMTAIGLATAVPAVLGYNWLVRRNKGAVERVRNFSSDLHSILLGGVRVGSQSTAVPAVSNTVTSGVTRVA; from the coding sequence ATGACCAGACTGCATCGCCTTCCCGTTCTTGCAGCCCCGGCCCTGGCGATGGCTTTGGGTATGGCGGCACCCGCGTTCGCCACCTCCGCCTACGCCCAGACCACCCCGCCCGCAGCCGATGCGCCGGCGGCGACTCCCGCACCGGTCGCGGCACCCGATGCCGCGGCGACCCCGCCCGCGGCGGTTGCCCCCGGTGCCGCACCGGCTGCTCCCGGAGCGGCACCCGACGCTGCCGCGACCGCAGCGCCCGGCACAGCCCCTGCCGTCTCGCCGACCGCCCCTGGCGCGCCCGGCTCGCCGGATGCGGCGGCCACTCCCGCCCCCGCAGCCGGCGCGGTTGCGGAAGCACCGGTCAAGACCGCAGTCGTCGAGAACCCGTATGGACTGAACGCGCTCTGGAACGGCGGTGATTTCATCTCCCGTTCGGTACTCATCATCCTGACGATCATGTCGCTTGGCACTTGGTACATCATGATCACCAAGTATTTCGAGCAGGCGCGCCTGTTCAGCGCCAGCCGCATCGCGTCGAAGGAATTCTGGACCAAGCCGACCGTCCGCGATGGCGCGCAGTCTCTCAAGGAGACCTCGCCGTTCCGATACATCGCCGATACCGGCATTTCCGCGACCGAGCATCATGAAGGCACGCTCACCGAGAGCATCGACCTGAACGAGTGGGTCACCATGTCGATCCAGCGTGCGGTCGAGACCATCCAGTCGCGCCTGCAAGGCGGCCTGGCCTTCCTCGCCACCGTCGGCTCGACCGCTCCGTTTGTCGGATTGTTCGGCACGGTCTGGGGCATCTATCATGCGCTGACCGCCATCGGCATCGCCGGACAGGCTTCGATCGACAAGGTCGCCGGCCCGGTCGGCGAGGCGCTGATCATGACCGCGATCGGTCTGGCCACCGCCGTCCCCGCCGTGCTCGGCTACAACTGGCTGGTTCGTCGCAACAAGGGCGCGGTCGAGCGGGTTCGCAACTTCTCGTCGGATCTTCATTCGATCCTGCTGGGCGGCGTGCGCGTCGGCAGCCAGTCCACCGCAGTGCCGGCCGTGTCCAACACGGTGACGTCCGGCGTGACCCGGGTCGCCTGA
- a CDS encoding ATP-binding protein, which produces MPTLSKRVQLWPRGLVGRVTLVLLAAVLLEFTGSTVFYEQAETYSADDAHLARTAEQLSTDLKLLSITPPDRRTTIASMLSTSDLRLSWLTTGDLEPEMSKMHPLHRRLGNQLLMFGQGGLRLRRPVQAGDVSGVLPLADGSILDFTAPGMLARHTVTRGLLSAAILAGCVLLTASMLVRTLSLPLRALARAADAIGHGPQVPVVEGGPREVRLLARAMNAMQGRINRLIADRTEALAAVSHDLRTPLSRLRLRAGFLDDTEAQGAIESDVDEMEAMVGSVLSYLAGEDNAEPMRPIDLAALLATLVNEASDAGRDARYVGPDHASVRLQPLAMKRVFANLVANALAYAGNVVVTLSHKPDGVHVRVEDDGPGIPESELDRVLTPFYRVEASRGRATGGLGLGLAIVQREVMRGGGRLNLANRPERGLCVTIVMPDRNGSETV; this is translated from the coding sequence ATGCCGACCCTGAGCAAACGGGTCCAGCTATGGCCGCGCGGACTGGTCGGGCGCGTGACCCTGGTATTGCTGGCGGCGGTGTTGCTGGAATTCACTGGCAGCACGGTGTTCTACGAGCAGGCCGAGACCTACAGCGCCGACGATGCTCATCTCGCCCGCACTGCCGAACAGCTCAGTACCGACCTCAAGCTGCTATCGATTACCCCACCTGACCGCCGCACCACGATCGCCTCGATGCTGTCCACCTCCGACCTCCGGCTGAGCTGGCTCACCACCGGCGACCTCGAGCCGGAGATGTCGAAGATGCATCCGCTGCATCGTCGCCTCGGGAACCAGCTGCTGATGTTCGGCCAGGGCGGCCTGCGGCTCAGGCGCCCGGTCCAGGCCGGCGACGTCAGCGGCGTCCTGCCGCTGGCCGATGGGAGTATCCTGGATTTCACCGCCCCGGGCATGCTTGCCCGTCATACCGTCACGCGCGGGCTGCTCTCCGCTGCGATCCTTGCCGGCTGCGTACTGCTGACGGCGTCGATGCTGGTACGGACGCTCAGCCTGCCGCTCCGGGCGCTGGCGCGTGCGGCGGATGCGATCGGGCATGGTCCGCAGGTTCCCGTGGTGGAGGGCGGCCCACGCGAGGTGCGCCTGCTGGCACGCGCGATGAATGCGATGCAGGGCCGCATCAACCGGCTGATCGCCGATCGGACCGAGGCGCTTGCGGCCGTTTCGCACGATCTGCGCACGCCGCTATCCCGGTTGCGGCTGCGAGCGGGCTTCCTGGACGATACCGAGGCGCAGGGCGCGATCGAGTCCGATGTGGATGAAATGGAGGCAATGGTCGGGTCGGTGCTCTCCTATCTTGCGGGCGAGGATAACGCCGAACCGATGCGCCCGATCGATCTGGCGGCGCTTCTTGCGACATTGGTCAATGAAGCCAGCGATGCCGGACGCGATGCCCGCTACGTCGGACCGGACCACGCATCGGTCAGGCTGCAGCCGCTGGCGATGAAACGGGTGTTCGCCAATCTGGTAGCGAACGCGCTGGCCTATGCCGGCAACGTGGTGGTGACCCTCTCGCACAAGCCCGACGGGGTGCATGTCCGGGTCGAGGATGACGGTCCCGGTATTCCGGAAAGCGAGCTGGACCGTGTCCTGACCCCGTTCTACCGCGTCGAGGCGTCACGTGGACGTGCCACCGGCGGTCTTGGGCTGGGGCTGGCGATCGTGCAGCGCGAGGTCATGCGCGGCGGTGGACGGCTGAACCTGGCGAACCGTCCGGAGCGTGGGCTGTGCGTCACGATCGTGATGCCGGACCGAAACGGGTCAGAAACGGTCTAA
- the prfB gene encoding peptide chain release factor 2 (programmed frameshift) encodes MSAEIEALNEQIKQSVALLRRHLDWDVALDRLADLNNRVEDPDLWNDAAAAQELMRERTTLAGRMEGVQRLETEVRDAMDLAEMAEAEGDQAMVADAIASLKASAADAKRRELESLLSGEADFNDAFIEVNAGAGGTEAQDWAEMLLRMYSRWAEQHGYKIQLMESSEGEQAGLKSATMQVTGPNAYGWLKTEAGVHRLVRISPFDSAARRQTSFASVWVYPVVDDTIEIEINDADLKVDTFRASGAGGQHVNKTESAIRITHIPSGIVVACQTDRSQHRNRATAMGMLKARMYEAELQKREAAAAITEAGKTEIGWGHQIRSYVLAPYQMVKDLRTGVEKGNPDAVLDGGLDDFMAASLAARVSATRSEASASAQ; translated from the exons ATGTCCGCCGAGATCGAAGCCCTCAACGAACAGATCAAGCAGTCGGTCGCGCTGCTGAGGAGGCATCTT GACTGGGATGTTGCCCTCGACCGCCTCGCGGACCTGAATAACCGGGTCGAAGATCCCGACCTCTGGAACGATGCCGCCGCGGCGCAGGAGCTGATGCGCGAGCGCACCACCCTTGCCGGGCGGATGGAGGGCGTGCAGCGTCTCGAGACCGAGGTACGCGACGCCATGGACCTGGCCGAGATGGCCGAGGCCGAGGGCGACCAGGCGATGGTGGCCGATGCGATCGCCAGCCTGAAGGCGTCCGCGGCCGATGCCAAGCGTCGTGAACTGGAAAGCCTGCTGTCGGGTGAAGCCGATTTCAACGACGCCTTCATCGAGGTCAATGCCGGTGCCGGCGGCACCGAGGCCCAGGATTGGGCCGAGATGCTGCTGCGCATGTACTCCAGGTGGGCCGAACAGCACGGCTACAAGATCCAGCTGATGGAAAGCTCCGAGGGCGAGCAGGCCGGGCTGAAATCGGCAACGATGCAGGTTACCGGGCCGAACGCCTATGGCTGGCTCAAGACCGAGGCCGGGGTGCACCGCCTGGTCCGGATCAGCCCGTTCGACTCCGCGGCGCGGCGGCAGACCTCGTTCGCCAGCGTCTGGGTCTACCCGGTGGTCGATGACACCATCGAGATCGAGATCAACGACGCGGATCTGAAGGTGGACACCTTCCGCGCCTCGGGCGCCGGTGGCCAGCACGTCAACAAGACCGAGTCGGCGATCCGTATCACCCACATCCCGTCCGGCATCGTCGTTGCCTGCCAGACCGACCGTTCGCAGCACCGCAACCGTGCGACCGCGATGGGAATGCTCAAGGCGCGCATGTACGAGGCCGAACTCCAGAAACGCGAAGCGGCGGCCGCCATAACCGAGGCCGGCAAGACCGAGATCGGCTGGGGACACCAGATCCGCTCCTACGTCCTGGCGCCCTACCAGATGGTGAAGGACCTCCGTACCGGGGTCGAGAAGGGCAATCCGGACGCCGTTCTGGATGGCGGTCTTGACGACTTCATGGCGGCCTCGCTTGCTGCAAGGGTGAGTGCAACGCGCAGCGAGGCAAGTGCTTCGGCACAATAA
- a CDS encoding energy transducer TonB, with protein MRHIIGIGIVVLLHIVLIYALLNGLGRAVIDVIKPPITTKIVKEVPPPPPPPPPPPPPVLTSPPPPYIPPPDIQIQQPPPPHAIQTVTHTPPPTPNPAPFVAAKAPPGPSVPDRSAGVSPLNNVHPTFPPDMEEAGREGKVTMACDIQPDGTTSNCAVVNVVGGQSFARSALDYVRRARFQPAVHNGVAVAQPHHVWSINFALADSDQ; from the coding sequence ATGCGCCACATCATTGGCATCGGTATCGTCGTCCTGCTGCACATCGTCCTGATCTACGCGCTGCTCAACGGCCTGGGCCGTGCCGTCATCGACGTCATCAAGCCGCCGATCACCACCAAAATCGTCAAGGAAGTCCCGCCGCCACCGCCGCCGCCGCCGCCGCCGCCGCCACCGGTACTGACGTCGCCGCCGCCGCCATACATTCCGCCGCCGGACATCCAGATCCAGCAGCCGCCGCCGCCGCATGCGATCCAGACGGTCACCCATACCCCGCCGCCGACCCCGAACCCGGCACCGTTCGTCGCCGCCAAGGCGCCGCCCGGACCGTCCGTTCCGGACCGTTCGGCCGGCGTGTCGCCGCTGAACAACGTGCATCCGACGTTCCCGCCGGACATGGAGGAAGCGGGCCGCGAGGGAAAGGTGACCATGGCCTGCGACATCCAGCCGGACGGAACCACCAGCAACTGCGCCGTGGTCAACGTCGTCGGGGGTCAATCCTTCGCCCGGAGCGCGCTCGACTATGTCCGTCGCGCCCGTTTCCAGCCCGCGGTCCATAACGGTGTTGCCGTCGCCCAGCCCCACCACGTCTGGAGCATCAACTTCGCCCTCGCCGACTCGGATCAGTAG
- a CDS encoding ExbD/TolR family protein, giving the protein MSMNVGSPDDEDEVVSAINTTPLVDVMLVLLIIFLITIPVVTHTVKVSLPKDANQEAQTKPENVTIAVNEQGTIFWDSTPLTGTKDLLHRLEAVAVKKPQPEVQIRGDAMSRYESVGKVVFACQQAGISKVGFITQPPPHGG; this is encoded by the coding sequence ATGAGCATGAATGTCGGGTCGCCGGACGACGAGGACGAGGTCGTTTCGGCAATCAACACCACGCCGCTGGTCGACGTGATGTTGGTGCTGCTGATCATCTTCCTGATCACCATTCCGGTGGTCACCCACACGGTGAAAGTCAGCCTGCCGAAGGACGCCAACCAGGAGGCCCAGACCAAGCCCGAGAACGTCACCATCGCGGTGAACGAGCAGGGCACGATCTTCTGGGATTCGACCCCGCTTACCGGCACCAAGGATCTTCTCCACCGTCTCGAGGCAGTGGCGGTGAAGAAGCCGCAGCCCGAGGTGCAGATCCGTGGCGATGCGATGTCGCGTTACGAAAGCGTCGGCAAGGTCGTGTTTGCGTGCCAGCAGGCCGGTATCTCGAAGGTCGGCTTCATTACCCAGCCTCCGCCGCACGGCGGCTGA